Part of the Penaeus vannamei isolate JL-2024 chromosome 9, ASM4276789v1, whole genome shotgun sequence genome is shown below.
TGCTTTTTATGCTACTTGTGGTATCATCTATTTGGCCATCGTTTTCGAAGAACCATCAGCTATGCAATCTTTGCAACAGCTCGGTAGACCATTAGTCGTTTCTACTAGTATTttcaaaagataatgatgaaagcacAGGTCACAACAGTTGGAAGCAGTGATTTCACTTTGCATTTGGTACTGTTATTTTTCTTCAAGAGATTCGAAGAACCATCTGTTATGCAATTTATCCGGCAGTCGGCAGGAAGGCAAGGAAAGTCAAACACGCATATGAAGAAATACAATTTATTTAAAGAAAACTAATCTTATTCATTTGAACATTACCAAACATAATTAGTTATTAAGCATACATCGACTTTAAGATTAGATTACAATCACAGTTAATGAAATGTCTTCTTATGCTGCCTGTGGAACCTTCGGAGCCGTGACAGTCAACACGCCATCGGAAGACATTGCGGAAGTCACGGCCTCCATGTCCACTTTGCCTGGGAAGTTGAAACGTCGACAGAAGCTTTTCATGGACTTGAAgtcgccctcttccttttccactcgaccttccaccaccacctgatTATCTTCCACTCTGACCTTAACGTCTCCACTATTGAAGTCATGAACATCCAGTACAACCTGTATATGATATTGAGTAGTATTTACTTTTCTAATTTTTCCCTTTGCACTGTAATTATAATTGAAATCTAAATATTCTATTTCCTTTACTTGGATAACTACTGAAGAAAAATTCAATTTGAAGTTTCTGtaacttctttcttctattcatttaaataaatatcaaaattagtgAGTGTGATCCATATGGATTTTAGATTGTAGAACTAACCTTATGATTGTGGTCGTCTTCGCTGAAGGCCATGACTTGGTTCTCCTGCTGCATATTGCGGTCTCTTACACGTCTGTAACTACTCATCAGATCACTCACGGATTTGGCTTCTCCCCAAATGTCCAGCATTTGGTCGATGGCTGTCTCAAAGTGCTTCCGAATATCCTCGAAGAAGGAATCGTGGAAGAAGAGTCCCTTCTCAGCAATGGGGAGAAGTGAATCCTCTTTGCATTCGGGAGCTTCTAGTTTCTGTTCAGCAAGGGAGGTAGTAGTTTTGttctccatatttctctttcgtttatcGTTTCAATATGATAGAGTAAGACTCGTGGAAATGCAGATAAAGCTACAGCTTGCTTTGTTCTCTCACCGAGTGTTGTTTCCGTTGTGTCTGGCGAGAGGCGGCTGCTGAGGCTTTTATGTGGCGCGAGTTGGGTGTGCGcccactttccacctccttctggaCGCATCACTATGGCACGCTTGGCATCATCCTGATTCGAAATCTTGTGAAACTTCTAGTTTTCAACTTAGCTCAAATTATTGCTTTCGGCGAAACCTTCCGAAAAATGCCTAAATAGTAATTTTTCTTACAGGTATTTTCCATCATCTGTATGATCActatttatatagagagacaaaagaaCACATACgcgcactaacatacacacacacaatcgcgcaCGCAGAGAAACGTAtacttttaaataaataaataaataaataaatatatatatatatatatatatatatatatatatatatatacacacacacacatatagagatatacatatatatgtagatcttgAATAcaaataagcacatacatacgcatacacaaatacagaaagTGCATTTTCGACGAGAAACGCGAGCAAGccatggtttggtttggtttgcttcGCCTTCCCGAATTCGTCAAAAACAGACCCAGCTTCCAGCTTGCTatcaatgtaaacaaacgaccgcAATACGAGATATGAGTGACAGAATCATTCGCAGAAGAAAACAGAGTGGTCTCTGTTAGTAATGTTAGTGAAATTACCGACGAAGAAATCCTTTCATGTTGTGCTTTTGCATTAAATGAAGAAGATGAACGAAATAAGAATTTCAAAATATCATCTATATATTGTTTCGcacaaaagtaatgaaaaaaagaaaataaatcatccACGCACTTTAAAGCAAGTCTAAAAGGTTATCATCTACTACTCATAACATAGACGGGTCTTCCAAACTGCGAGTTTAGAATGGATATAACATGCGTAAATAAAAGCGCACTTCGAACATCCCAGGATAGGTATAATGCAGTTATAAATAGCTAGTACTTTTCTTCTTGAGAATAATAAAGCTATCAATATACTGCATTTAATACTTCTGGTAGGCACAAATAAAGCTTGCTAGTATATATTATCATCTATTGGCgacaaaataagtaaattatCACGAGaacttcatcgttatcattcatttctgtcggccatgttggcggtttctttatcattatgacatCCTGAAAGTGTAGCAGACTTTTTCTTGGAGGAAGTTAAAAAAATGCTTGGTTTGGTTACGAAACCAGACCAAGATATCTGACCAAGAAGGAAGTTTCAAGACTTTTCAAGAAATCTTGAATTATCTTGCGGTCAAAAATGCGCctctacatacataaacatactttgtgtgtatgggtttgagGACAATGcaagtatacaaatatttatatgtgcaaccgctcgcgcgcacaaacacacatacacatgcatatatatagagagacggaaagatagaaagacataccATTGgtatgaatttgaatttgaatttgtatatgtgtatttcaaGTACTTCCTACCTAGGAAACCATCTGTTATCAAAACAGTTTTGCGGAAAGGGAAGGCAAGTAAAGTCATACATGTAAAGAAATACAATTTATTTAAAAAAGAGCAAAAGCATTatccaaaaacaacaatgaatagTTCCTTAAGCATACATTGTCTATAAGATTAAATAATAGTTTCAGTTAATGAAATAAGTCTTATGCTGTCTGTGGAATCTTCGGAGCCGTGACAGTCAACACGCCATCGGAAGACATTGCGGAAGTCACGGCCTCCATGTCCACTTTGCCTGGGAAGTTGAAACGTCGACAGAAGCTTTTCATGGACTTGAAgtcgccctcttccttttccactcgaccttccaccaccacctgatTATCTTCCACTCTGACCTTGACGTCTCCACTCTTGAAGTCATGAACATCTAGTACAACCTGTTTATAGAATCGAGTAGTTTATTTAGTTTTTGTCTTCCATTTTTATATTACTGAATATTCAAATACTCTGTTTGCTTGACCTATATCGTTTTATTAAAGCTATTTTtcaatttgaatattttttttaaacaaacttcaatttatgtaaataaatgtttaaatCAGTGTGTTTGCGATCCACGTAGATTTTAGATTGAAGAACTAACCTTATGATTGCGGTCGTCTTCGCTGAAGGCCATGACTTGGTTCTCCTGCTGCAAATTGCGGTCTCTTACACGTCTGTAGCTACTCATCAGATCACTCACGGATTTGGCTTCTCCCCAAGAATCCAGCATTTGGTCGATGGCTGTCTCAAAGTGCTTCCAAATATCCTCGAAGAAGGAATCGTCGAAGAAAAGTCCCTTCTCAGCGATGGGGAGAAGTGAATCCCCTTTGCATGTGGGAACTTCTGGTTTCTGGTCAGCAAGGGCGTTAGTATTTTTGTTCTCCATATTTATCGTTTATCACTTTAGTAAGATTGAGTACGTCTTGCGGTGATGTAGATAAAGCAAGAGCTTCCTTTCCTCAAAGAGCGTTATTTCTGTTGTGTCTAGCGAGAGGCGGCTGCTGAGGCTTTTATGTGGCGCGAGTTGGGTGTGCGCCCACTTTACACCTCCATCTGGACGCGGGATCATGGCTTGCTTGGCAACATCTTGAGTCGAAATCTCGTGAAACTTCTAGTCCTCAAACTAAGATGAATTCATACGATCCAATCATGCGACAAATGCTTCATTACTGGGCATTGTAATGAACTGATATTTTCCATCATCTATAAGGCATCATTTACACTGAGACACAACAAAtgcatacagtgaaccctcgcttttcgcgggggttacgttccaaaatgAAGCCGTggtaggcgaaatccgtgaagtagtaacctttattttttttacaattattatacaatgaaatactctacaatactttgaaaccaaagaacaaaaccttttacaggaccaagcatttgtttaacaaataaaagtactgtataaacgttttttacaaataacaactgtactgtaaaataataattttaatcatcaatacgaactgaatgcttcatgggttttagagaaaatttgcaaacttaaatttggcaaactgttttacgtacatgtacatattaaaccgtaacgttattgacaaacaagcagagaagaagcggagaaactgtttagccaatcagaatgcagaacacaatgcacaatgcaaatccgtgaagcagcgagaacgcgaaaggtgacccgcgttatagcgagggttcactgtgtataatatatatatatatatatatatatatatatatatatatatatatatatatatatatatacaaacgcacacatatgtatgtatatatatgtgtaaatattacataccaacacacacactcaaatatactttgtgtgtatataaggacaatatatgtatatatacactgtatgtttatgtacaaatgcagacagatatatagatatatatagatatatatgtattcatatatatagacatagaaatagatatatatatatatataaatagatatatatatagatataaatatatatagatatataaacatacacatgtatatatacatttatatttgtatatatacgtatatatctatctgtatgtatgtctatatctgcatatatataagtatatatagggattaaatatgcatatatacaaatatgtatacatatgtttacacatatgtgtaaatacatacatgaatacatatatgtgtttgtgtgtgtgtgtgcatataaatgcacatatatacattagtatatgtatggacacacagatacacacatgtagacatccataatatatacatataatgcctAATACGAACACACTCGCACGCGTACacggagacatacatatatgtgtgtctgtttatctatgtatcatttttttttatttatgtatatacatacattcaatgtGATTCATTTCAttgaaaaataatcatgaaagcATAGGCCATAGTAATCGGGTCAATCCTATTTACGTTTACTACAAAACAAAactattctataaaaaaaaaaaaaaaaaaaaaaaaaaaaaaaatatatatatatatatatatatatatatatatatatatatatatatatatatatatatttcatgtaacaTTATCCACAATAACAAAAAGGAGTTAATTTACCGTACATTTTCTTATTTCAGCTAATGAAATATGCTTTCTCAAGCTGCCATCGTTTATATCAAGGGACACAAAGGCACAGGTCACAACAGTTGCAAATAGTGAATCATCTTTGCATTTGGTAAAGGTATTTTCCTCGAGAGTTTCGAAGAACCATCTGCTATGCAATCTCTGTGACAGC
Proteins encoded:
- the LOC138862615 gene encoding protein lethal(2)essential for life-like — translated: MENKTTTSLAEQKLEAPECKEDSLLPIAEKGLFFHDSFFEDIRKHFETAIDQMLDIWGEAKSVSDLMSSYRRVRDRNMQQENQVMAFSEDDHNHKVVLDVHDFNSGDVKVRVEDNQVVVEGRVEKEEGDFKSMKSFCRRFNFPGKVDMEAVTSAMSSDGVLTVTAPKVPQAA
- the LOC138862616 gene encoding protein lethal(2)essential for life-like; its protein translation is MENKNTNALADQKPEVPTCKGDSLLPIAEKGLFFDDSFFEDIWKHFETAIDQMLDSWGEAKSVSDLMSSYRRVRDRNLQQENQVMAFSEDDRNHKVVLDVHDFKSGDVKVRVEDNQVVVEGRVEKEEGDFKSMKSFCRRFNFPGKVDMEAVTSAMSSDGVLTVTAPKIPQTA